The Pelagicoccus sp. SDUM812003 genome segment GCAGCGATCGCTTGCTCCTTCAGCCTCTTCGGCCAGGGGAACGAGCTCGACACCCCGGAGATCTTCCAGATCAACCGCGAGGCCCCGCAGGCAAACTTCACACGCTTCGCCGACGAAAGCGCCAGCGTCGACGCCGACCGCGCGAACTCGCCCTACTACCGCAGCCTCAACGGCGAGTGGAAGTTCAACTGGGCCCCAAAGCCCGCGGATCGTCCGGTCGGCTTCGCCGATCCCTCCTACGACGTTTCCGACTGGGACTCCATCCCCGTGCCTAGCAACTGGGAGCTCGAAGGCCACGGCGTCCCCATCTACACCAACCTGGTCTACCCGTTTCCCAAGAACCCGCCGCGCATCGATCCCTCCGACAACCCGGTAGGCAGCTATCGACGCGAGTTCAGCGTTCCGGCGGATTGGGACGGCAAGGAGGTCTACCTGAGCTTCGGGGCCGTGCGCAGCGCCTTCTACCTTTGGATAAACGGCGAACAGGTCGGCTACAGCGAAGGCAGCAAGACCGAGGCGGAGTTCAACGTGACCGACTATCTGCAGGACGGCGTCAACACCGTGGCCCTGGAGGTCTACCGCTGGTCCGACGCCAGCTACCTCGAGGACCAGGACTTCTGGCGGCTCAGCGGCATCGAGCGCGACGTCTGGCTCTACGCCACCAACACCGCGACCCTCGAGGACCTGAGCATCACCGCCAATCTCGACGACAGCTACCGGACCGGGAAGTTCGCCACCGATTTCGAGCTCTCCAACAGCGAGAGCGAAGCGCGAGCCGTCTCCCTCGTCGCCACCCTCCGCGACGGAGACAGGGAGGTCTTCACCTTCCGCAAGTCGGTCGAGGTACCCGCCGAGGGCAGCGAGACGGTGTCTTTCAAAAGGAGCGTTCCCAAGGTTCGCAAATGGACCGCGGAAACGCCGGAGCTCTACTCGCTCACCGTCACGGTCCAGCCGGAGAACGGCGACAGGGAAGTGTCGACCTTCGACGTCGGCTTCCGTCGTATCGAGATCAGGAATACGCAGCTGCTGGTCAACGGCAAGGCGATCTACCTCAAGGGCGTCAATCTGCACGACCACCATCCGGTCACCGGCCACGTCATGGAGGAGTCCATCACCCTGAAGGACCTGCAGCTGATGAAGGAAAACAACATCAACGCCATCCGCTGCAGCCACTATCCGAAGGAGGACTCCTTCTACACGCTCTGCGACCGGCTCGGCTTCTACGTCGTCGACGAGGCGAACATCGAGGTGCACGGCATGGGCACCACCAACCAGGGCAGCTTCGACGAGTCCGTGCACCCTGCGTACC includes the following:
- a CDS encoding glycoside hydrolase family 2 TIM barrel-domain containing protein, whose protein sequence is AAIACSFSLFGQGNELDTPEIFQINREAPQANFTRFADESASVDADRANSPYYRSLNGEWKFNWAPKPADRPVGFADPSYDVSDWDSIPVPSNWELEGHGVPIYTNLVYPFPKNPPRIDPSDNPVGSYRREFSVPADWDGKEVYLSFGAVRSAFYLWINGEQVGYSEGSKTEAEFNVTDYLQDGVNTVALEVYRWSDASYLEDQDFWRLSGIERDVWLYATNTATLEDLSITANLDDSYRTGKFATDFELSNSESEARAVSLVATLRDGDREVFTFRKSVEVPAEGSETVSFKRSVPKVRKWTAETPELYSLTVTVQPENGDREVSTFDVGFRRIEIRNTQLLVNGKAIYLKGVNLHDHHPVTGHVMEESITLKDLQLMKENNINAIRCSHYPKEDSFYTLCDRLGFYVVDEANIEVHGMGTTNQGSFDESVHPAYLPEWKGAFLDRTERMYERSKNHPSIIIWSLGNEAGNGQNQFAAYDWLKSVQDTRPVQYEGATEYSNSDLQVPMYWSIERMIEYAENDPQRPLIQCEYAHAMGNSVGNLQDYWDVIESYDIMQGGFIWDWVDQG